One region of Camelus bactrianus isolate YW-2024 breed Bactrian camel chromosome 22, ASM4877302v1, whole genome shotgun sequence genomic DNA includes:
- the LOC105078173 gene encoding uncharacterized protein LOC105078173, protein MLETFRNLASVGSHSQGRAGALSPEQGALEGELCGEGKIVGFTRNLSRPVLGESWAFHSMGHHHRTQDGRLRNHWVESLCGGKEGHQCRETLNQILNLTVHEGYQTGIQPYKRTKCGEAFMDCSFQKNQLRSHPGHRLCPCEERGQVCICVSCLCAPRGADIVEKPYKCQDAGRVSKRYVKSHGSEQPSEPKKAGKAVICPSSFQGREKGRYGQKIHVCEVCGKSFSYYCQLARHVRTHTGEKPYGCRECGKAFTRVSHFREHVRMHTGEKPYECKQCGKAFSWCTYLREHMRTHSGEKPYECQQCGRAFPYLKSLQGHARVHTGEKPYVCKECGRSYSCPKYFRKHVKTHSGVKPYECTECGKAFITSSSLREHMKTHSEEKPYQCQQCGKAFRYPRSLQGHMVTHSEEKPYECQQCAKAYRCLISLQRHMKTHPGGNSDDRDCGRDFLSP, encoded by the exons ATGCTGGAGACCTTCAGGAACCTGGCCTCCGTGG GTTCTCACTCTCAAGGCAGAGCCGGCGCGCTAAGTCCTGAGCAGGGTGCTCTGGAGGGTGAGCTCTGCGGCGAAGGCAAAATAGTAGGATTCACAAGAAATCTCTCCAGGCCTGTTTTGGGAGAAAGCTGGGCATTTCATAGCATGGGACATCACCACCGAACCCAGGATGGGCGTTTGAG AAACCATTGGGTGGAGAGTCTCTGTGGAGGTAAAGAAGGTCATCAGTGCAGAGAAACCCTGAACCAGATTCTAAATCTTACTGTCCATGAAGGTTATCAGACTGGAATTCAGCCCTACAAGCGCACCAAGTGTGGAGAAGCCTTTATGGATTGTTCTTTCCAGAAGAATCAGCTAAGATCTCACCCTGGACACAGACTTTGTCCGTGTGAGGAACGTGGACAAGtctgcatctgtgtctcctgcctGTGCGCCCCTAGGGGAGCAGACATTGTAGAGAAACCCTATAAATGTCAGGATGCTGGGAGAGTGTCTAAGAGATACGTGAAGAGTCATGGGAGTGAACAGCCCTCAGAGCCTAAGAAAGCTGGGAAAGCTGTTATTTGCCCCTCATCCTTTCAGGGACGTGAAAAAGGTCGTTATGGACAGAAAATCCATGTGTGTGAAGTCTGTGGGAAATCCTTCAGTTATTATTGCCAGCTTGCTCGGCACGTGAGAACTCATACTGGAGAGAAGCCCTACGGATGTAGAGAATGTGGGAAAGCGTTCACTCGCGTCTCACACTTCCGGGAACACGTGAGGATGCACACGGGAGAGAAGCCCTACGAGTGCAAGCAGTGTGGCAAAGCGTTCAGCTGGTGCACCTACCTGCGGGAGCACATGCGGACACACAGTGGGGAGAAGCCCTACGAGTGCCAGCAGTGCGGGAGAGCCTTCCCGTATCTCAAATCCCTGCAAGGACACGCACGGGtgcacactggagagaagccctatGTGTGTAAGGAGTGTGGGAGGTCCTACAGTTGTCCCAAGTACTTTAGAAAACATGTTAAAACACACAGTGGAGTAAAACCCTATGAATGTACAGAATGTGGGAAAGCGTTCATTACTTCCTCTTCCCTTCGAGAACATATGAAAACACACAGTGAAGAGAAACCCTATCAGTGTCAgcagtgtgggaaagccttcaggtACCCCAGGTCCCTGCAGGGGCACATGGTAACACACAGCGAAGAGAAACCGTATGAGTGTCAGCAGTGTGCGAAAGCCTACAGGTGTCTCATTTCCCTGCAGAGACACATGAAGACACACCCCGGGGGGAACTCTGATGACAGGGACTGTGGGAGAGACTTCCTTTCTCCTTAA